The DNA window GAACCTAACTGATGAACAAGTTCCATGCTTACTTCCTTGAGACATAAGCATAGTACTGTGCCATAGGAACAACAAAGGCAATCACCAGCAATCCTCCAACTACAAGACTGAACTGCCCGCGTTTCTCGTCTGTCTCCTCCTTGGTTTTGAAGTTGGATTCGCGTTtgttttcattaactttgggtCCGCCAGGATCTGGAAGTCCGTTAATCGCAGCAACTAGCCGTTTGGCACTGCTGAAAATGGcttcattgtacttttcttctGTTGCCAAGACTGCCATCAACACATCCAATAATCTCATCAACATTAGCTGCAAAATtattacaaactaaaactatgCCGTACCATGTATGGAACTATCGGACATGTAGTCCTTCACCAAACATTTTGCAAGGGCTCGCCGTGCACTTGGTCCCTTTAATTTGCAGGAATTATTCACTTCAACAGTCTTCTAATGATTATACGGGTTTCCAGCCTACAAAGATTTCTAACTAGATCCTACTTCCCCTGTGTTGTACTCAGTACTCATATTATATTTCTCTACTTTCCGCCACCGGACATTTCAATCGAACAAAACTACTTCAACTCTCAGTTTCATATTACATATGATCTGAATCATGCTCAGAAACTATGACTTGACACGAAATATTAGCATCGTAAAAAATCGTTGCTTGAAGTAAGAAAAGTAAAGACATATGGTTACCAGGAAGGTTTTCAGATACAGTTGCATCAAGGATACTTTCTCCAACAGCTTGAACAAATGCAGGACCACCTGTGACCGCACCTTCTTTTTGGCTGGTGACAAGCACAACAATGCCCTTATTGTTGCCCTCTTCAACAGAAGGGTACCATTTTTCCAAAACTTGGTCAGCATACTCAAAAGCATCAGCTTTGCTCTGCAACCAAACCATAAAAAACTCTAGAGTCGTTAATGTACGACATATATGTTTTAATTTAACGGTTGGATGTGCGCTGAAATACTATAGGTATTTGTCAGGTGAATCTGAGTCACTTAAAAGACTACGTATACAAAGTTAAACTCAAAAGGGGATCCCAAAAAAGGTCAtaatttataaaacttaaaacaaacatACATTAGCAAACACTtagaaaacagaaagaaactTACAGTGAGCTTTCTAACAGTGATGAAATTGATCCGGAAGTTCTTCTTGTACTCCAATTCCTGCATCAAATTCTTTATATCCGCTTTCGTCACGCGGCTGAGTACGCCGGCATCAT is part of the Malus domestica chromosome 12, GDT2T_hap1 genome and encodes:
- the LOC103450963 gene encoding UPF0603 protein At1g54780, chloroplastic-like, encoding METMISSPSLSPLLNTKPSSFKTPLPPSLQPNTKPLLITSSLKNHSIQSPKTSPPTPTNWVSFAQQGLAALALSLALNFCPILPDGNALASEFDVLNEGPPKESYVVDDAGVLSRVTKADIKNLMQELEYKKNFRINFITVRKLTSKADAFEYADQVLEKWYPSVEEGNNKGIVVLVTSQKEGAVTGGPAFVQAVGESILDATVSENLPVLATEEKYNEAIFSSAKRLVAAINGLPDPGGPKVNENKRESNFKTKEETDEKRGQFSLVVGGLLVIAFVVPMAQYYAYVSRK